The proteins below are encoded in one region of Candidatus Nealsonbacteria bacterium CG07_land_8_20_14_0_80_39_13:
- a CDS encoding endonuclease, whose translation MDYITYILFSLEHDKYYIGQTNDLERRLNQHNDDKKSWTRKYKPWIVVYRNTHSVRADAMKEEKYIKSLKNKERIKQYISGWRSSVL comes from the coding sequence ATGGACTATATTACTTATATTCTTTTTAGCTTAGAACATGATAAGTATTATATAGGGCAAACCAACGATCTTGAAAGAAGATTGAACCAGCACAATGACGATAAAAAATCTTGGACGAGGAAATATAAGCCATGGATTGTTGTATATAGAAATACACATTCAGTAAGAGCGGACGCGATGAAAGAAGAGAAGTATATAAAATCTTTAAAGAACAAAGAGAGAATTAAACAATACATATCGGGTTGGAGGAGTAGTGTCTTATGA